Proteins encoded together in one Benincasa hispida cultivar B227 chromosome 1, ASM972705v1, whole genome shotgun sequence window:
- the LOC120081209 gene encoding probable E3 ubiquitin-protein ligase RHC1A isoform X2: MSMPQNPRSRIVINGGVPRTTTMHYYWCRICRRIIRISLGNPVENSITCPFCSRNLRHELDVARARNFPRLPSFATGNRTISPPIIPRFEETDESWITLRFSRPPANSGIEAIPRVKITGNHLEKDLNCAICKEEFEMGGEVRELPCKHFYHSDCVVPWLRIHNTCPVCRHTVENIAAGDDEGSGNGINGGRGEEIREEEEGGGEGRGNGWWDLVCCWWPFRFIGDWARRLRFADSGDSFFVVERSWMYSWLAN, from the exons ATGTCGATGCCTCAAAACCCTCGATCTCGAATCGTCATCAATGGCGGTGTTCCCAGGACGACGACGATGCATTACTACTGGTGCCGAATTTGTCGAAGAATCATCAGAATTAGCTTAGGAAACCCTGTAGAAAATTCTATTACTTGCCCCTTTTGCTCCAGAAACCTCCGTCATGAATTGGACGTAGCTAGGGCTAGAAATTTTCCTCGTCTCCCCAGTTTCGCTACCGGAAATCGCACGATTTCCCCTCCGATTATCCCTCGATTCGAAGAAACGGATGAGTCTTGGATCACGCTCCGATTCTCCAGACCACCGGCCAATTCCGGGATTGAGGCGATTCCGAGGGTGAAAATTACGGGGAACCATTTGGAGAAGGATTTGAATTGTGCGATTTGTAAAGAGGAATTTGAAATGGGAGGGGAAGTAAGGGAGTTGCCTTGCAAGCATTTTTACCATTCGGATTGTGTTGTTCCTTGGTTGAGAATTCATAATACTTGCCCTGTTTGTCGGCATACGGTGGAGAATATCGCTGCCGGTGACGACGAGGGGAGTGGGAACGGTATCAATGGCGGAAGGGGTGAGGAAatcagggaagaagaagaaggaggaggAGAGGGAAGAGGGAATGGATGGTGGGATTTGGTGTGTTGTTGGTGGCCATTCCGTTTTATCGGCGATTGGGCTCGCCGTCTCCGGTTTGCTGATTCCGGTGATAGTTTCTTCGTCGTTGAAC GTTCATGGATGTACTCTTGGCTTGCTAATTAA
- the LOC120081209 gene encoding probable E3 ubiquitin-protein ligase RHC1A isoform X1, protein MSMPQNPRSRIVINGGVPRTTTMHYYWCRICRRIIRISLGNPVENSITCPFCSRNLRHELDVARARNFPRLPSFATGNRTISPPIIPRFEETDESWITLRFSRPPANSGIEAIPRVKITGNHLEKDLNCAICKEEFEMGGEVRELPCKHFYHSDCVVPWLRIHNTCPVCRHTVENIAAGDDEGSGNGINGGRGEEIREEEEGGGEGRGNGWWDLVCCWWPFRFIGDWARRLRFADSGDSFFVVEPGSWMYSWLAN, encoded by the exons ATGTCGATGCCTCAAAACCCTCGATCTCGAATCGTCATCAATGGCGGTGTTCCCAGGACGACGACGATGCATTACTACTGGTGCCGAATTTGTCGAAGAATCATCAGAATTAGCTTAGGAAACCCTGTAGAAAATTCTATTACTTGCCCCTTTTGCTCCAGAAACCTCCGTCATGAATTGGACGTAGCTAGGGCTAGAAATTTTCCTCGTCTCCCCAGTTTCGCTACCGGAAATCGCACGATTTCCCCTCCGATTATCCCTCGATTCGAAGAAACGGATGAGTCTTGGATCACGCTCCGATTCTCCAGACCACCGGCCAATTCCGGGATTGAGGCGATTCCGAGGGTGAAAATTACGGGGAACCATTTGGAGAAGGATTTGAATTGTGCGATTTGTAAAGAGGAATTTGAAATGGGAGGGGAAGTAAGGGAGTTGCCTTGCAAGCATTTTTACCATTCGGATTGTGTTGTTCCTTGGTTGAGAATTCATAATACTTGCCCTGTTTGTCGGCATACGGTGGAGAATATCGCTGCCGGTGACGACGAGGGGAGTGGGAACGGTATCAATGGCGGAAGGGGTGAGGAAatcagggaagaagaagaaggaggaggAGAGGGAAGAGGGAATGGATGGTGGGATTTGGTGTGTTGTTGGTGGCCATTCCGTTTTATCGGCGATTGGGCTCGCCGTCTCCGGTTTGCTGATTCCGGTGATAGTTTCTTCGTCGTTGAAC CAGGTTCATGGATGTACTCTTGGCTTGCTAATTAA
- the LOC120081196 gene encoding uncharacterized protein LOC120081196 isoform X1, whose translation MGKGEEQNLPLQQRRQVAPSGDSSGFLCGQCSIAFHRVFNEFNFKCFFVLILGFVVFVPGFFWLLPLHERNSGFEAKDTIKLCATAQVYFVLQKPVNELLPHIKRLEFDINGELDIPNLKVSILSMHDLGESNRTYVVFGLLSEYITTPINPVSLSLLRSSLYDLFLSESNLTLTTSIFGQPSTFQILKFPGGISIIPFQHASIWEFPQIVFNFTLTNSISEILDNFAKFKSQLMFGLRLRPYENVYLQITNKIGSTMQPLVIVQASITSELGRISSQRLQQLAAIINTSPQGNLGLDYTVFGEVKSVSLSSYPKRPSKAMPPSFSPASAPALSDHVELPSAPHPSRSARPSGNHSPSHANCETSSPTPSMVPLHAPREHSIPPISYPKSTRLIVPPANKPWVSSPRASPIAFSPLLPPDLLPKPKLSFRSKPGQRKEDSSHPDHD comes from the exons ATGGGGAAAGGGGAAGAGCAAAATCTGCCGTTGCAGCAGCGTCGTCAGGTGGCTCCAAGTGGGGATTCTTCTGGGTTTCTTTGTGGTCAATGTTCTATCGCTTTTCATAGAGTTTTTAATGAGTTCAATTTCAAGTGTTTTTTCGTTTTGATTTTGGGGTTTGTGGTGTTTGTCCCTGGATTCTTTTGGCTTCTTCCTCTTCATGAAAGAAATTCAGGGTTTGAGGCCAAAGACACCATTAAACTCTGTG CTACAGCTCAGGTATATTTTGTTCTTCAAAAGCCCGTGAACGAGCTTCTCCCTCACATCAAGAGATTAGAGTTTGATATCAATGGTGAATTAGACATTCCAAATTTGAAG GTTTCCATTCTATCCATGCATGATTTAGGTGAGTCGAACAGGACTTATGTGGTTTTCGGTCTTCTTTCTGAATACATAACTACTCCAATAAATCCAGTGTCCTTAAGTCTGCTGAGATCGTCTTTATATGACCTTTTCCTTTCCGAATCCAACCTTACTTTGACGACATCGATTTTTGGACAGCCATCGACATTCCAAATTCTCAAGTTTCCAGGGGGAATTTCTATAATTCCATTTCAACATGCTTCGATTTGGGAGTTTCCCCAGATCGTTTTTAACTTCACTCTTACTAACTCCATTTCCGAAATACTTGACAACTTTGCCAAGTTCAAGAGCCAGCTAATGTTTGGATTGCGTCTGAGGCCTTATGAG AATGTGTATTTGCAAATAACAAACAAGATTGGCTCAACGATGCAGCCACTCGTAATTGTTCAGGCTTCCATTACGTCAGAATTGGGACGCATATCGTCACAGAGATTACAGCAGTTGGCTGCAATCATCAACACGTCTCCTCAAGGAAATCTTGGCCTTGATTATACTGTTTTTGGAGAAGTCAAGAGTGTCAGTTTGTCTTCTTATCCGAAGAGACCCTCCAAGGCAATGCCACCGAGTTTTTCTCCAGCGTCTGCCCCAGCACTCAGTGATCATGTAGAACTACCAAGTGCCCCACATCCGTCGAGATCTGCACGACCATCTGGAAATCATTCTCCATCTCATGCAAATTGTGAAACCTCTTCTCCAACCCCTTCAATGGTTCCTCTACATGCCCCTCGTGAACATTCAATACCTCCAATCTCCTATCCAAAGTCTACAAGACTGATCGTTCCTCCAGCTAATAAACCTTGGGTTTCTTCTCCACGTGCATCTCCAATAGCATTTTCACCGCTTTTGCCCCCTGATCTGTTACCTAAACCCAAGCTTTCTTTTCGCTCGAAACCAGGGCAGAGAAAGGAAGATTCTTCACATCCAGATCAT gattaa
- the LOC120081196 gene encoding uncharacterized protein LOC120081196 isoform X2 — MGKGEEQNLPLQQRRQVAPSGDSSGFLCGQCSIAFHRVFNEFNFKCFFVLILGFVVFVPGFFWLLPLHERNSGFEAKDTIKLCATAQVYFVLQKPVNELLPHIKRLEFDINGELDIPNLKPSTFQILKFPGGISIIPFQHASIWEFPQIVFNFTLTNSISEILDNFAKFKSQLMFGLRLRPYENVYLQITNKIGSTMQPLVIVQASITSELGRISSQRLQQLAAIINTSPQGNLGLDYTVFGEVKSVSLSSYPKRPSKAMPPSFSPASAPALSDHVELPSAPHPSRSARPSGNHSPSHANCETSSPTPSMVPLHAPREHSIPPISYPKSTRLIVPPANKPWVSSPRASPIAFSPLLPPDLLPKPKLSFRSKPGQRKEDSSHPDHD; from the exons ATGGGGAAAGGGGAAGAGCAAAATCTGCCGTTGCAGCAGCGTCGTCAGGTGGCTCCAAGTGGGGATTCTTCTGGGTTTCTTTGTGGTCAATGTTCTATCGCTTTTCATAGAGTTTTTAATGAGTTCAATTTCAAGTGTTTTTTCGTTTTGATTTTGGGGTTTGTGGTGTTTGTCCCTGGATTCTTTTGGCTTCTTCCTCTTCATGAAAGAAATTCAGGGTTTGAGGCCAAAGACACCATTAAACTCTGTG CTACAGCTCAGGTATATTTTGTTCTTCAAAAGCCCGTGAACGAGCTTCTCCCTCACATCAAGAGATTAGAGTTTGATATCAATGGTGAATTAGACATTCCAAATTTGAAG CCATCGACATTCCAAATTCTCAAGTTTCCAGGGGGAATTTCTATAATTCCATTTCAACATGCTTCGATTTGGGAGTTTCCCCAGATCGTTTTTAACTTCACTCTTACTAACTCCATTTCCGAAATACTTGACAACTTTGCCAAGTTCAAGAGCCAGCTAATGTTTGGATTGCGTCTGAGGCCTTATGAG AATGTGTATTTGCAAATAACAAACAAGATTGGCTCAACGATGCAGCCACTCGTAATTGTTCAGGCTTCCATTACGTCAGAATTGGGACGCATATCGTCACAGAGATTACAGCAGTTGGCTGCAATCATCAACACGTCTCCTCAAGGAAATCTTGGCCTTGATTATACTGTTTTTGGAGAAGTCAAGAGTGTCAGTTTGTCTTCTTATCCGAAGAGACCCTCCAAGGCAATGCCACCGAGTTTTTCTCCAGCGTCTGCCCCAGCACTCAGTGATCATGTAGAACTACCAAGTGCCCCACATCCGTCGAGATCTGCACGACCATCTGGAAATCATTCTCCATCTCATGCAAATTGTGAAACCTCTTCTCCAACCCCTTCAATGGTTCCTCTACATGCCCCTCGTGAACATTCAATACCTCCAATCTCCTATCCAAAGTCTACAAGACTGATCGTTCCTCCAGCTAATAAACCTTGGGTTTCTTCTCCACGTGCATCTCCAATAGCATTTTCACCGCTTTTGCCCCCTGATCTGTTACCTAAACCCAAGCTTTCTTTTCGCTCGAAACCAGGGCAGAGAAAGGAAGATTCTTCACATCCAGATCAT gattaa